The Streptomyces albofaciens JCM 4342 genome has a segment encoding these proteins:
- the glyA gene encoding serine hydroxymethyltransferase, with translation MSRPLSHPALAAADPELAALVGAEERLQGETLRLIPSENYVSAAVLEATGTVLQNKYSEGYAGRRYYEGQQNIDLVERLAIDRAKAVFGTEHANVQPYSGSPANLAVYLAFAEPGDTVMGMSLPMGGHLTHGWGVSATGTWFRGVQYGVRADTARIDFDEVRDLALKERPKLIFCGGTAVPRTIDFAAFAEIAREVDAVLVADIAHIAGLIAGGAHPSPVPHADVISTTTHKTLRGPRGAMLMSREQYAKPLDKAVFPGLQGGPHNHTTAAIAVALHEAAQPSFRDYAHAVVANAKALAEQLLARGFDLVSGGTDNHLVLMDLTPKEVPGKVAAKALDRAGIVVNYNTVPYDPRKPFDPSGIRIGTPSLTSRGLGTEHMPQIADWITRGVTAAGAGDEDALTTIRAEVAELMSAYPAPGLVGDAS, from the coding sequence ATGAGCCGTCCCCTGTCCCACCCCGCCCTCGCCGCCGCCGACCCCGAACTGGCCGCCCTGGTCGGTGCCGAAGAACGCCTCCAGGGCGAGACGCTGCGCCTGATCCCCTCCGAGAACTACGTGTCCGCCGCGGTGCTCGAAGCCACCGGCACGGTCCTCCAGAACAAGTACAGCGAGGGGTACGCGGGCCGTCGCTACTACGAAGGCCAGCAGAACATCGATCTTGTCGAGCGGCTGGCGATCGACCGCGCCAAGGCCGTCTTCGGCACCGAGCACGCCAACGTCCAGCCGTATTCGGGCTCGCCCGCCAACCTCGCCGTCTACCTGGCCTTCGCCGAACCCGGCGACACGGTCATGGGCATGTCGCTGCCGATGGGTGGCCACCTCACCCACGGCTGGGGCGTCTCGGCCACCGGTACGTGGTTCCGCGGCGTCCAGTACGGCGTACGGGCCGACACCGCCCGTATCGACTTCGACGAGGTGCGCGACCTCGCCCTCAAGGAGCGCCCGAAGCTGATCTTCTGCGGCGGTACGGCCGTGCCGCGCACCATCGACTTCGCCGCCTTCGCGGAGATCGCCCGCGAGGTGGACGCCGTGCTGGTCGCGGACATCGCGCACATCGCCGGGCTGATCGCGGGCGGCGCCCACCCCTCGCCCGTACCGCACGCCGACGTCATCTCCACCACCACCCACAAGACGCTGCGCGGCCCGCGCGGCGCCATGCTGATGTCCCGCGAGCAGTACGCGAAGCCGCTGGACAAGGCGGTCTTCCCGGGCCTCCAGGGCGGCCCGCACAACCACACCACCGCCGCCATCGCGGTCGCCCTCCACGAGGCCGCGCAGCCGTCCTTCCGCGACTACGCGCACGCCGTCGTCGCCAACGCCAAGGCCCTCGCCGAACAGCTGCTGGCCCGCGGCTTCGACCTGGTCTCCGGCGGTACGGACAACCACCTGGTCCTGATGGACCTCACGCCCAAGGAGGTGCCCGGCAAGGTCGCCGCGAAGGCCTTGGACCGGGCCGGGATCGTGGTCAACTACAACACCGTCCCGTACGACCCCCGCAAGCCGTTCGACCCGTCCGGCATCCGCATCGGCACCCCGTCGCTGACCTCGCGCGGCCTGGGCACCGAGCACATGCCGCAGATCGCGGACTGGATCACCCGGGGCGTCACGGCCGCGGGCGCGGGCGACGAGGACGCGCTCACCACGATCCGCGCCGAGGTCGCCGAGCTGATGAGCGCCTACCCGGCGCCGGGGCTGGTGGGCGACGCGTCCTGA
- a CDS encoding glutathionylspermidine synthase family protein, with translation MKRHTTRPRPGWQQTVEAQGLIYPLTRYPDDSLRPYWDESAYYSFTLPEVEALEEVVEELHGMCLAAAAHIVEHRRFADLGIDDPRLADLVAESWHRRAELPTLYGRFDLRYDGTGPAKMLEYNADTPTSLVEAAGPQWFWMEERFPGADQWNSLHERLVDAWRKQAGLLPPGAPVHFAHSAGDELGEDLMTVAYLEETARQAGLETVAIPVEEIGWDGLSGRFVDQRLRFIRACFKLYPWEWLATDEFGPHVLDTLDNGGGTGTTLWIEPAWKMLLSNKALLAVLWELYPGHPNLLPAYLDGPRELADGPDGPGYVAKPLLGREGAGVTVHRAGAAPVVRDEPCCYQELAPLPDFDGNRVVLGAWVVEDEAAGLGIRESAGLVTDEYARFLPHVIL, from the coding sequence GTGAAGCGGCACACCACCCGGCCCCGCCCCGGCTGGCAGCAGACCGTCGAGGCGCAGGGCCTGATCTACCCGCTGACCCGTTACCCGGACGACTCGCTGCGCCCGTACTGGGACGAGAGCGCGTACTACTCCTTCACGCTGCCCGAGGTCGAGGCGCTGGAGGAGGTCGTCGAGGAGCTGCACGGCATGTGCCTGGCCGCGGCCGCGCACATCGTCGAGCACCGGCGCTTCGCCGACCTCGGCATCGACGACCCGCGGCTGGCGGACCTGGTCGCCGAGTCCTGGCACCGGCGCGCCGAACTGCCCACGCTGTATGGGCGGTTCGACCTGCGCTACGACGGCACCGGCCCGGCCAAGATGCTGGAGTACAACGCCGACACGCCGACCTCGCTGGTCGAGGCGGCGGGCCCGCAGTGGTTCTGGATGGAGGAACGTTTTCCCGGCGCCGACCAGTGGAACTCGCTGCACGAGCGGCTGGTCGACGCCTGGCGCAAGCAGGCCGGGCTGCTGCCGCCGGGCGCACCCGTGCACTTCGCGCACTCGGCCGGCGACGAGCTGGGCGAGGACCTGATGACCGTCGCCTACCTGGAGGAGACGGCACGGCAGGCGGGTCTGGAGACCGTGGCGATACCGGTCGAGGAGATCGGCTGGGACGGTCTTTCCGGCCGCTTCGTGGACCAGCGGCTGCGCTTCATACGGGCCTGCTTCAAGCTGTATCCGTGGGAGTGGCTGGCCACCGACGAGTTCGGCCCGCACGTCCTGGACACCCTCGACAACGGCGGCGGCACCGGCACCACCCTGTGGATCGAACCGGCCTGGAAGATGCTGCTCTCCAACAAGGCGCTGCTGGCCGTCCTTTGGGAGCTGTACCCCGGCCACCCGAACCTGCTGCCCGCCTACCTCGACGGGCCGCGCGAACTGGCGGACGGACCGGACGGACCCGGCTACGTGGCCAAGCCGCTGCTCGGCCGCGAGGGCGCCGGTGTCACCGTCCACCGGGCGGGCGCGGCCCCCGTCGTACGCGACGAACCGTGCTGCTACCAGGAGTTGGCCCCGCTGCCCGACTTCGACGGCAACCGTGTGGTGCTCGGCGCGTGGGTCGTCGAGGACGAGGCGGCGGGGCTCGGCATCCGGGAGTCGGCGGGGCTGGTCACGGACGAGTACGCGCGCTTCCTGCCGCATGTGATCCTGTGA
- a CDS encoding carboxymuconolactone decarboxylase family protein, translating to MTTATDSARLAFYKLAPGVYQPLLNAHIAAKKGLGDPVLAELVLIRASQINHCAFCLDMHVKDARKAGVSEERIHLLNAWEEATGHYTAKEQAALALTEAVTVLTWGSPRPEAGGGFVPDAVYERAAAHFDERELAHLIALITTINMWNRINVTIRQPIGGGA from the coding sequence ATGACGACCGCCACCGACTCCGCCCGGCTCGCCTTCTACAAGCTCGCTCCGGGGGTCTACCAGCCCCTGCTGAACGCGCACATCGCCGCGAAGAAGGGCCTGGGCGACCCCGTCCTGGCCGAGCTGGTCCTGATCCGCGCCTCGCAGATCAACCACTGCGCGTTCTGCCTCGACATGCACGTCAAGGACGCGCGGAAGGCCGGGGTGTCCGAGGAGCGCATCCACCTCCTCAACGCCTGGGAGGAGGCCACCGGGCACTACACCGCCAAGGAACAGGCCGCCCTCGCCCTCACCGAGGCCGTCACCGTCCTGACGTGGGGGTCCCCCCGGCCGGAGGCTGGGGGAGGCTTCGTGCCGGACGCGGTGTACGAGCGCGCCGCCGCGCACTTCGACGAGCGCGAACTCGCCCACCTCATCGCCCTGATCACCACCATCAACATGTGGAACCGCATCAACGTCACGATCCGGCAGCCCATCGGAGGCGGCGCGTGA
- a CDS encoding PLP-dependent aminotransferase family protein → MDDSWATFGRDLHLDLAGGGGVRASLMRALREAVRTGRLAPGTRLPSSRSLAVDLGIARNTVADAYAELVAEGWLGARQGSGTRVARRAEPLRPAPPARRAVPARAPDRPRYDLRPGTPDVSAFPRAAWLAAARRAITAAPSEAFGYGPSLGRPELRTVLADYLARARGVRTDPDRILICTGFMQGLGLLARALRGAGVREIGTEAYGLHFHRDVLTRAGLRPVPLPVDQYGADTGRLAEQAGVRAALLTPAHQFPTGVPLHPDRRAAVIDWARAGGGLVLEDDYDGEFRYDRQPVGAVQGLDPDRVAYLGTASKSLAPALRLAWMALPDHLVEPVLALKSTGEWQTAALEQLTLAEFLTSGAYDRHVRGMRLRYRRRRDQLVTALAGQAPHIRVSGIAAGLHVVLELPPGTEQSVVQAARWQGLALEGLSSFAYPAAADGAPLRDALVVAYGRPPEHAFAGALEALLRVLPPVP, encoded by the coding sequence ATGGACGATTCGTGGGCCACTTTCGGTCGCGACCTGCATCTCGACCTCGCCGGCGGCGGGGGCGTCCGCGCCTCCCTGATGCGCGCCCTGCGCGAGGCCGTCCGTACCGGGCGGCTCGCCCCCGGCACCCGGCTGCCCTCCTCGCGCTCGCTCGCGGTGGACCTCGGCATCGCCCGCAACACCGTCGCCGACGCCTACGCCGAACTGGTCGCCGAGGGGTGGCTCGGCGCGCGGCAGGGATCCGGCACCCGGGTCGCCCGGCGCGCCGAGCCGCTGCGGCCCGCGCCGCCTGCCCGGCGCGCCGTCCCTGCCCGGGCGCCCGACCGTCCGCGCTACGACCTGCGGCCCGGCACCCCGGACGTCTCCGCGTTCCCGCGTGCGGCGTGGCTGGCCGCGGCGCGCCGCGCGATCACCGCGGCGCCCAGCGAGGCGTTCGGTTACGGACCGTCGCTCGGCCGCCCTGAGCTGCGTACCGTGCTCGCCGACTACCTGGCCCGCGCCCGCGGCGTACGGACCGATCCGGACCGGATCCTGATCTGCACCGGGTTCATGCAGGGCCTCGGCCTGCTGGCGCGTGCCCTGCGGGGCGCGGGCGTGCGTGAGATCGGCACCGAGGCGTACGGCCTGCACTTCCACCGCGATGTGCTGACCCGCGCCGGACTGCGCCCCGTCCCGTTGCCGGTCGACCAATACGGCGCGGACACGGGGCGGTTGGCCGAGCAGGCGGGCGTACGGGCCGCCCTCCTCACCCCGGCGCACCAGTTCCCCACGGGCGTACCGCTGCACCCCGACCGGCGGGCCGCCGTCATCGACTGGGCGCGCGCCGGCGGGGGGCTGGTGCTGGAGGACGACTACGACGGCGAGTTCAGGTACGACCGGCAGCCTGTGGGAGCCGTCCAGGGACTCGATCCCGACCGTGTCGCCTATCTCGGCACCGCGAGCAAGAGCCTCGCTCCGGCGCTGCGGCTGGCCTGGATGGCGCTGCCGGACCACCTCGTGGAGCCGGTCCTCGCCCTCAAGAGCACGGGCGAGTGGCAAACCGCAGCGCTGGAACAGCTGACCCTCGCCGAATTCCTCACCTCGGGCGCGTACGACCGGCATGTGCGCGGGATGCGGCTGCGGTACCGGCGGCGGCGTGATCAGCTGGTCACCGCGCTGGCCGGGCAGGCGCCGCACATCCGGGTCAGCGGCATCGCGGCCGGCCTGCACGTCGTCCTCGAATTGCCGCCCGGTACCGAGCAGTCCGTCGTTCAGGCCGCCCGCTGGCAGGGCCTCGCCCTGGAAGGGCTGAGCAGTTTCGCGTACCCCGCGGCGGCGGACGGCGCGCCGCTGCGTGACGCCTTGGTCGTGGCGTACGGAAGGCCGCCGGAGCACGCGTTCGCGGGAGCTCTGGAAGCGCTGCTACGGGTGCTCCCGCCCGTGCCGTAG
- a CDS encoding carboxymuconolactone decarboxylase family protein: protein MTTNENPEQGHHHPRIAIAPNAPEVYRAMVALDAAAKKGLDPALVHLVKIRASQINHCAFCIDMHIKEARKDGETEERVYLLNAWEEAAGHYTAKEQAALALTEAVTVLTDGFVPDAVYERAAGQFEEAELAQLIALITTINAWNRFGVTTRMTPGQA from the coding sequence ATGACCACGAACGAAAACCCCGAGCAGGGACACCACCACCCGCGGATCGCCATCGCGCCCAACGCGCCCGAGGTCTACCGGGCCATGGTCGCGCTCGACGCGGCGGCCAAGAAGGGGCTGGACCCGGCGCTGGTCCACCTGGTGAAGATCCGTGCCTCGCAGATCAACCACTGCGCCTTCTGCATCGACATGCACATCAAGGAGGCCCGCAAGGACGGGGAGACGGAGGAGCGCGTCTACCTCCTCAACGCCTGGGAGGAGGCCGCCGGGCACTACACCGCCAAGGAGCAGGCCGCCCTCGCCCTCACCGAGGCCGTCACCGTCCTCACGGACGGCTTCGTGCCGGACGCGGTGTACGAGCGGGCCGCCGGCCAGTTCGAGGAGGCCGAGCTCGCCCAGCTCATCGCCCTGATCACCACCATCAACGCGTGGAACCGCTTCGGCGTGACCACCCGTATGACGCCGGGGCAGGCGTGA
- the trpS gene encoding tryptophan--tRNA ligase, with protein MALDRPRVLSGIQPTAGSFHLGNYLGAVRQWVALQESHDAFYMVVDLHAITVPQDPTALRANTRLAAAQLLAAGLDPERCTLFVQSHVPEHAQLAWVMNCLTGFGEASRMTQFKDKSAKQGADRTSVGLFTYPILQIADILLYQANQVPVGEDQRQHIELTRDLAERFNGRYGDTFTVPAPYILKETGKVYDLQDPAVKMSKSASSVKGIINLLDEPKASAKKIKSAVTDTDTVIRYDAEAKPGVSNLLTIYSTLTGESIADLEKKYEGKMYGALKTDLAEIMVEFVTPFRDRTQEYLDDPETLDSILAKGAEKARAVAAETLASAYDRIGFLPAKH; from the coding sequence ATGGCTCTCGATCGTCCGCGTGTACTCTCCGGGATTCAGCCCACGGCAGGCTCCTTCCACCTCGGCAACTACCTGGGCGCCGTCCGCCAGTGGGTGGCCTTGCAGGAGTCCCACGACGCCTTCTACATGGTGGTGGACCTGCACGCGATCACCGTCCCGCAGGACCCGACGGCGCTCCGCGCGAACACCCGGCTCGCCGCCGCTCAGCTGCTGGCCGCCGGTCTCGACCCGGAGCGCTGCACGCTCTTCGTCCAGAGCCACGTCCCCGAGCACGCCCAGCTCGCCTGGGTCATGAACTGCCTGACCGGCTTCGGCGAGGCCAGCCGGATGACGCAGTTCAAGGACAAGTCCGCCAAGCAGGGCGCCGACCGCACCAGCGTCGGCCTGTTCACGTACCCGATCCTGCAGATCGCCGACATCCTGCTCTACCAGGCCAACCAGGTCCCGGTGGGCGAGGACCAGCGCCAGCACATCGAGCTGACCCGGGACCTGGCCGAGCGTTTCAACGGCCGCTACGGCGACACCTTCACCGTCCCGGCGCCGTACATCCTCAAGGAGACCGGCAAGGTCTACGACCTCCAGGACCCGGCGGTCAAGATGAGCAAGTCGGCGTCGTCGGTGAAGGGGATCATCAACCTGCTCGACGAGCCCAAGGCCTCCGCCAAGAAGATCAAGAGCGCGGTCACCGACACCGACACGGTGATCCGCTACGACGCCGAGGCCAAGCCGGGCGTCTCCAACCTGCTGACGATCTACTCCACCCTCACCGGCGAGTCCATCGCCGACCTGGAGAAGAAGTACGAGGGCAAGATGTACGGCGCCCTCAAGACCGACCTCGCGGAGATCATGGTCGAGTTCGTCACACCGTTCCGGGACCGTACCCAGGAATATCTGGACGACCCCGAGACGCTGGACTCGATCCTGGCCAAGGGCGCCGAGAAGGCCCGCGCGGTGGCCGCCGAGACGCTGGCCTCGGCGTACGACCGGATCGGGTTCCTGCCCGCCAAGCACTGA
- the rocD gene encoding ornithine--oxo-acid transaminase, giving the protein MVTPTTSTERNIAAAEAHGAHNYHPLPVVVASAEGAWMTDVEGNRYLDMLAGYSALNFGHGNRRLIEAAKAQLERVTLTSRAFHHDRFADFCARLAEFCGMEMVLPMNTGAEAVETAVKTARKWGYRVKGVPDGRAKIIVVDNNFHGRTTTIISFSTDPEARADYGPYTPGFEIVPYGDLAALADAVDEDTVAVLLEPIQGEAGVLMPPPGYLPGVRELTRERGVLFIADEIQSGLGRTGADFACEHEGVVPDMYVLGKALGGGIVPVSAVVSSREVLGVFRPGEHGSTFGGNPLACAVALEVLAMLRTGEYQQRARELGEHLHHELGLLTGGGAVDAVRGRGLWAGIDINPDLGTGREISERLMGRGVLVKDTHGSTIRLAPPLVISKEDLDWGLDQLRAVLGG; this is encoded by the coding sequence ATGGTGACCCCTACGACGTCCACGGAACGCAACATCGCCGCCGCCGAGGCCCACGGCGCGCACAACTACCACCCGCTCCCCGTCGTCGTGGCCTCCGCCGAGGGGGCCTGGATGACGGACGTGGAGGGCAACCGCTACCTGGACATGCTCGCCGGGTATTCGGCGCTCAACTTCGGCCACGGCAACCGCCGGCTGATCGAGGCGGCCAAGGCGCAGCTGGAGCGGGTGACCCTCACCTCGCGCGCCTTCCACCACGACCGGTTCGCCGACTTCTGCGCGCGGCTCGCCGAGTTCTGCGGCATGGAGATGGTGCTGCCGATGAACACCGGCGCGGAGGCGGTCGAGACGGCGGTCAAGACCGCCCGCAAGTGGGGCTACCGGGTCAAGGGCGTCCCGGACGGCCGGGCGAAGATCATCGTGGTGGACAACAACTTCCACGGCCGCACGACCACGATCATCTCCTTCTCCACCGACCCGGAGGCGCGCGCCGACTACGGCCCGTACACCCCGGGTTTCGAGATCGTCCCGTACGGCGACCTGGCGGCGCTGGCGGACGCGGTGGACGAGGACACGGTCGCGGTGCTGCTCGAACCCATCCAGGGCGAGGCGGGCGTGCTGATGCCGCCGCCCGGATACCTGCCGGGCGTACGGGAGCTGACCCGCGAGCGCGGCGTGCTGTTCATCGCGGACGAGATCCAGTCCGGCCTGGGCCGCACCGGCGCCGACTTCGCCTGTGAGCACGAGGGCGTGGTGCCGGACATGTACGTGCTCGGCAAGGCGCTGGGCGGCGGCATCGTGCCGGTGTCGGCGGTGGTCTCCTCACGCGAGGTGCTGGGCGTGTTCCGGCCGGGTGAGCACGGCTCGACGTTCGGCGGCAATCCGCTGGCCTGCGCGGTGGCGCTGGAGGTCCTGGCGATGCTGCGCACCGGCGAGTACCAGCAGCGCGCCCGGGAGCTGGGCGAGCACCTCCACCACGAGCTGGGGCTGCTGACCGGCGGCGGCGCGGTGGACGCGGTGCGCGGGCGCGGTCTGTGGGCCGGGATCGACATCAACCCGGACCTGGGCACCGGCCGGGAGATCTCCGAACGGCTCATGGGGCGCGGCGTGCTGGTCAAGGACACCCACGGCAGCACCATCCGGCTGGCGCCCCCGCTGGTCATCAGCAAGGAGGACCTGGACTGGGGCCTGGACCAGCTGCGGGCGGTGCTGGGCGGGTGA